A single window of Bacteroidales bacterium DNA harbors:
- a CDS encoding LuxR C-terminal-related transcriptional regulator produces MDNNSILTKRESQILQLFRLGKTSRECAEELHLSYFTVETHRKNIHHKLGTHKLINAVNTLEQISLNASPEI; encoded by the coding sequence ATGGATAACAATTCTATACTTACAAAACGCGAATCCCAGATTCTTCAGTTGTTCCGCCTTGGGAAAACCAGCCGTGAATGCGCAGAAGAATTGCACCTGAGTTATTTTACTGTGGAAACACACAGGAAAAATATTCATCACAAACTTGGCACGCACAAGCTGATCAATGCGGTAAATACGCTTGAACAAATCAGTTTGAATGCTAGTCCGGAGATATAA
- a CDS encoding Lrp/AsnC ligand binding domain-containing protein, translating into MKNNFQIDSLDRKILSILTKNARIPFLEVARACNISGAAVHQRVQRLIKLGVISGSQYNVNPKMLGFKTCAFVGIFLDNAALFNSVSEKLVEIPEITQCHYITGQWAMFVEVYSRDNEHLRKILADKIQSITGVSRTETFVSLDVLIDRQMPFLVEE; encoded by the coding sequence ATGAAAAACAACTTTCAGATTGATAGTCTGGACCGGAAAATACTTTCTATCCTTACTAAAAATGCCCGGATACCTTTTCTTGAAGTAGCCCGGGCATGCAATATCTCAGGCGCAGCCGTCCATCAACGTGTTCAGCGGTTGATCAAATTAGGCGTGATCAGTGGCTCGCAATACAACGTGAATCCTAAAATGCTTGGTTTCAAAACCTGTGCTTTTGTTGGGATTTTCTTAGATAATGCCGCTTTGTTTAACAGCGTATCTGAGAAATTGGTTGAAATACCTGAAATCACGCAATGTCATTATATTACCGGACAATGGGCCATGTTTGTTGAAGTGTACAGTCGCGATAATGAACATTTACGAAAAATACTCGCCGATAAAATCCAATCCATAACCGGTGTCTCCCGCACCGAAACCTTTGTTTCGCTTGATGTTTTAATTGACAGGCAAATGCCTTTCCTGGTAGAGGAGTGA
- a CDS encoding S8 family serine peptidase, producing MKHHFVARIEKEFKDKLTVHPLHWQEMLTDRSKMIDTFFPEFDALFDSYQFKFWLSKEYGRDHQGTWTDEELFIGLDCFYRIILQKDYSIPSNFINEIKKLPHIVDVRELIIGEAPIPAQISQQASIAVKKPGELIYLPYAHLLTKGTSSVTIAVLDTGVNPDHPELKGKIVRRSDFVNLEGLDTSAFISDVKQYEDWPVDVVGHGTHVSGIIAAKGLQMDEGVCPDCKILAVRVLATMKSGDKLVGAGIVDNINNGIKWAVDQGADIINMSLGIRHTGGGLPHQEVIDYALHKNVSIIAASGNDGTEEKYYPGALPGVIAVGAVDDSGNVTTFTSYGANITVVAPGLNVYSSFTNNGYAFASGTSQASPFVTGMVGLLKSYALKKGKKLGNEQIRFILKSTSDKINSRLRDQRAGYGLINLADAFKLLDYMVN from the coding sequence GTGAAACACCATTTTGTTGCGAGGATTGAAAAGGAATTCAAGGACAAACTTACTGTCCATCCACTGCACTGGCAAGAAATGTTGACCGATCGCTCCAAAATGATCGACACTTTTTTCCCTGAATTCGATGCACTGTTTGACTCTTATCAGTTTAAATTCTGGCTGAGTAAGGAATACGGCCGTGATCATCAGGGCACATGGACGGATGAAGAATTATTTATCGGTCTGGATTGTTTTTACCGCATTATTCTCCAGAAAGATTATTCTATTCCTTCAAACTTTATCAATGAAATAAAAAAATTACCACATATAGTTGATGTAAGGGAATTAATTATCGGTGAGGCCCCTATTCCTGCGCAGATTTCCCAACAGGCATCCATAGCCGTTAAAAAGCCGGGTGAACTGATTTACTTACCGTATGCCCACCTTCTTACCAAAGGAACATCTTCTGTTACAATTGCTGTTTTAGATACAGGTGTAAACCCTGACCATCCAGAACTCAAAGGAAAAATTGTAAGGCGTTCAGACTTTGTAAATCTCGAAGGCCTTGATACATCTGCATTCATCAGTGATGTAAAACAATACGAAGATTGGCCGGTGGATGTAGTAGGCCATGGTACTCATGTCTCGGGCATTATTGCTGCAAAAGGGCTGCAAATGGATGAAGGGGTTTGTCCCGACTGTAAAATTTTAGCCGTACGTGTACTTGCCACCATGAAGAGCGGTGACAAACTGGTAGGTGCCGGAATTGTAGACAATATCAACAATGGAATTAAGTGGGCAGTGGACCAGGGTGCAGACATCATCAACATGAGTTTAGGAATAAGGCATACAGGTGGCGGACTGCCGCATCAGGAAGTCATTGATTATGCACTTCATAAAAATGTCAGTATTATAGCTGCCAGTGGCAATGATGGTACTGAAGAAAAATATTACCCGGGCGCTTTGCCGGGGGTTATAGCTGTTGGCGCAGTGGATGACAGCGGTAATGTAACCACTTTTACCTCTTATGGTGCAAATATTACGGTGGTAGCTCCTGGATTGAACGTGTACAGCTCGTTCACCAATAACGGCTATGCTTTTGCATCAGGTACCTCACAGGCTTCTCCTTTTGTAACGGGCATGGTAGGCTTGTTGAAATCCTATGCTCTTAAAAAAGGAAAAAAACTTGGAAATGAACAGATACGATTCATTTTAAAATCTACTTCAGACAAGATCAATAGCCGGCTTCGGGACCAGCGAGCGGGTTATGGATTAATCAATCTCGCGGATGCATTCAAACTTCTTGATTATATGGTAAACTGA